The Nitrosomonas sp. sh817 genome includes a window with the following:
- a CDS encoding sulfate ABC transporter substrate-binding protein, translating into MNIKKLFTTSILTAGLIVSGHALAEKTILNVSYDPTRELYQEFNAAFAKYWQSKNNETVKVQQSHGGSGKQARSVIDGLEADVVTLALASDINAIAEKAKLLPEDWQQRLALNSTPYTSTIIFLVRKGNPKGIKDWEDLARPGVAVITPNPKTSGGAQWNYLAAWEYGKRRLGGEDKAKDFVANLYKNVPVLDSGARGSTTTFVERGVGDVLITWENEAFLALKEYGAEKFEIVIPSLSILAEPPVAVVDKVADKRGTRQIAEAYLQYLYSDEGQEIAAKHYYRPTNAKIAEKYAAQFPKIDLFTIDDAFGGWKNAHKVHFADDAYFDQIYLK; encoded by the coding sequence ATGAATATTAAAAAACTGTTCACAACAAGCATCTTAACCGCAGGTCTCATCGTCAGCGGTCACGCGCTGGCTGAAAAAACCATCCTGAATGTCTCATACGACCCGACCCGTGAGCTCTATCAGGAATTCAACGCAGCTTTTGCCAAATATTGGCAAAGCAAAAACAATGAAACCGTCAAAGTGCAACAATCGCACGGCGGTTCCGGCAAGCAGGCGCGTTCCGTCATCGATGGTCTGGAAGCGGATGTCGTCACGCTGGCATTAGCCAGCGATATCAACGCCATCGCCGAGAAAGCCAAATTGCTGCCGGAAGATTGGCAACAACGGCTGGCGCTTAATAGCACCCCGTACACATCGACGATTATCTTCCTGGTGCGCAAAGGCAACCCCAAAGGCATCAAAGACTGGGAAGACCTCGCGCGTCCGGGCGTGGCCGTCATCACGCCGAATCCCAAAACCTCCGGCGGCGCGCAATGGAATTATCTGGCCGCGTGGGAATACGGCAAGCGGCGTTTGGGCGGTGAAGATAAAGCAAAAGATTTTGTGGCCAATCTCTATAAAAATGTGCCCGTGCTGGATTCCGGCGCGCGCGGCTCCACCACCACCTTTGTCGAGCGCGGCGTGGGCGATGTGCTGATCACCTGGGAAAATGAAGCATTCCTGGCATTGAAAGAATACGGCGCGGAGAAATTCGAGATCGTCATCCCCTCGTTAAGCATACTGGCTGAACCGCCGGTAGCAGTGGTCGACAAAGTCGCCGACAAGCGCGGCACCCGCCAGATCGCCGAAGCGTATTTGCAATACCTCTATTCGGATGAAGGACAGGAAATCGCCGCCAAGCATTACTATCGTCCTACGAACGCCAAGATAGCCGAGAAATATGCCGCGCAATTCCCCAAAATCGATTTGTTCACAATCGACGATGCCTTTGGCGGCTGGAAAAATGCGCACAAAGTGCATTTTGCTGATGATGCATATTTTGACCAGATTTATCTGAAATAA
- a CDS encoding DUF2325 domain-containing protein, with translation MTVLIVGGDYITSFKHLLSTQQDKHIEHWDGRKKGFIKKSFPNETQLVIVICDFVNHSLTHSVKKKASRKGIPLVYCHRSINELKHKLQGSDQADESCCYPNSNSFRRLH, from the coding sequence ATGACAGTTCTAATTGTCGGTGGCGATTACATCACATCATTCAAGCATTTGCTTTCTACCCAGCAAGATAAACATATCGAGCATTGGGATGGCCGAAAAAAAGGGTTTATTAAAAAATCATTCCCGAATGAAACACAGCTCGTGATCGTCATTTGCGACTTTGTCAATCATAGCCTGACACATTCGGTTAAGAAAAAAGCCAGCCGTAAAGGCATACCGCTGGTGTATTGCCACCGTTCAATTAACGAACTGAAACATAAACTGCAAGGTAGCGATCAAGCCGATGAAAGTTGTTGTTATCCAAACAGCAATTCATTCAGGAGACTGCATTAA
- a CDS encoding EAL domain-containing protein, with the protein MNASVSYSASNKDEFELIQSATDYSLLRDEQGWISGRFYQCELTSVFQPVFNPGRSQIIGHAAYIRSKSNSEPSLWPWQVFSMASKDEQLIELDRLCRAIHALNFYFNSTSKTDKLFVEVHPRLLESVKDDHGRAFENFLDLIGVKTSQVVIEIPQTVNRNWKLLQHVITNYRSRGYQIAANYSGTQSDWMVELGSLYPDIVRITAGDLTRHSDLVSLVETIHSFGSSLLVRDIETSIHLVTALRNQADFLQGNMLGEPQRAIHALESTFISK; encoded by the coding sequence ATGAATGCATCGGTCAGCTATTCAGCCAGCAATAAAGACGAATTTGAACTCATTCAATCGGCTACTGATTATTCGTTACTAAGAGACGAGCAGGGTTGGATCAGCGGACGTTTTTACCAGTGCGAACTAACCAGCGTCTTTCAACCGGTTTTCAATCCCGGCAGAAGCCAAATCATTGGACACGCAGCGTATATTCGTTCCAAATCCAATAGCGAACCATCACTATGGCCATGGCAGGTTTTCTCCATGGCATCGAAAGACGAACAATTGATTGAATTGGATCGTTTATGCCGGGCGATTCATGCACTTAATTTTTATTTTAATAGTACTTCCAAAACGGACAAACTGTTCGTCGAGGTTCATCCGCGACTGTTAGAGAGCGTCAAGGACGACCATGGCCGTGCCTTTGAAAATTTTCTCGACTTGATCGGCGTAAAAACTTCTCAAGTTGTCATTGAAATTCCACAGACGGTCAATCGCAACTGGAAATTGCTACAACACGTCATCACCAACTACCGCTCGCGTGGTTATCAAATCGCCGCCAATTACAGCGGCACACAAAGCGATTGGATGGTGGAACTTGGCAGTTTGTATCCGGATATTGTGCGGATCACTGCAGGAGACTTGACTCGCCATTCCGATCTCGTTTCACTGGTGGAGACTATCCACAGCTTCGGATCAAGCCTTCTGGTAAGAGACATCGAAACATCCATTCACTTGGTTACCGCCTTACGAAATCAAGCGGATTTTTTACAGGGAAACATGCTCGGCGAGCCGCAACGAGCCATTCATGCGCTTGAGTCGACATTCATTTCAAAATAG
- a CDS encoding family 2A encapsulin nanocompartment shell protein: MTDIHQAHTALGDVAARTLANATKTVPMMGTITPRWLTHLLHWVPVEAGIYRVNKVKDPDQVEVDCSAKDERELPATFVDYEEWGREYVLSAVNTVLDVHTRVSDLYSSPHNQIREQLRLTIETAKERQESELINNKEYGLLNNAAKSMRVKTRTGAPTPDDLDELIARVWKEPGFFLAHPQAIAAFGRECTRRGVPPPTVSLFGSQFLTWRGIPLIPSDKLNITGGKTNILLLRTGESRQGVVGLYQPDLPGQQGMGLSVRFMGINHKAIASYLVSLYCSLAVLTEDALGVLENVEIGKYHEYK, encoded by the coding sequence ATGACCGATATTCATCAAGCCCATACCGCATTAGGCGATGTCGCAGCAAGGACGCTTGCGAACGCCACTAAAACCGTTCCAATGATGGGAACTATCACGCCACGCTGGTTAACCCATCTGCTACATTGGGTGCCGGTCGAGGCAGGTATTTACCGCGTCAACAAAGTGAAAGACCCCGATCAAGTCGAAGTGGATTGCTCAGCCAAAGATGAGCGCGAGTTGCCTGCTACCTTTGTCGACTATGAAGAATGGGGCCGGGAATATGTCCTAAGCGCGGTCAATACCGTGTTGGATGTTCATACCCGCGTTTCCGATCTGTATAGCAGCCCGCACAATCAAATCCGCGAACAGTTGCGCCTCACGATCGAGACTGCAAAAGAACGCCAGGAAAGCGAGCTGATCAATAACAAAGAATACGGGCTGCTCAATAACGCCGCAAAATCAATGCGGGTGAAGACACGAACCGGCGCCCCCACCCCTGATGATTTGGATGAACTGATTGCACGTGTCTGGAAAGAACCTGGTTTCTTTCTAGCGCACCCGCAAGCAATCGCCGCGTTTGGCCGCGAGTGTACCCGCCGCGGCGTTCCACCCCCGACTGTTTCGCTGTTTGGTTCACAATTCCTGACTTGGCGCGGCATTCCATTGATTCCGAGCGACAAGCTCAATATCACCGGCGGTAAAACCAATATCCTGCTGCTGCGCACCGGGGAAAGCCGTCAAGGCGTGGTTGGATTGTATCAACCTGACTTGCCGGGCCAGCAAGGCATGGGTTTATCAGTACGTTTTATGGGTATCAATCACAAAGCGATTGCCTCTTATCTGGTGTCTCTCTACTGCTCGCTGGCGGTATTGACCGAAGATGCGCTCGGCGTGCTCGAAAACGTCGAAATAGGTAAATATCATGAGTACAAATAA